tatatatagaataacagatccccggagtgagttacagactggaatctaatcaattggttcggggtggtttatatatagaataacagatacccggagtgagttacagactggaatctaatcatttggttcggggtggtttatatatagaataacagatacccagagtgagttacagactggaatctaatcgaggggttcggggtggtttatagagagaataacagatacccgggagtgagttacagactagaatcgaatcgaggggttcggggtggtttatatatagaataacagatacccgggagtgagttacagactggaatctaatcgaggggtttagggtggtttatatatagaataacagatacccggagtgagttacagactggaatctaatcgaggggttcggggtggtttatatatagaataagagatacccgggagtgagttacagactggaatctaatcgaggggttcggggtggtttatatatagaataacagatccccgggagtgagttacagactggaatctaatcgagggggttcggggtggtttatatatagaataacagatacccaggagtgagttacagactggaatctaatcgaggggttcggggtggtttatatatagaataacagatacccgggagtgagttacagactggaatctaatcgaggggttcagggtggtttatataaagaataacagatacccgggagtgagttacagactggaatctaatcgaggggttcggggtggtttatatatagaataacagatacccgggagtgagttacagactggaatcttatcgaggggttcagggtggtttatatatagaataacagatacccgggagtgagctacagactggaatctaatcgagtggttcggggtggtttatataaagaataacagatacccgggagtgagtcacagactggaatctaatcgaggggttcagggtggtttatatatagaataacagatacccgagagcgagttacagactggaatctaatcgcggggttcggggtggtttatatatggaataacagatacccgggagtgagtcacagactggaatctaatcgaggggtttggggtggtttatatatagaataacagatacccgggagcgagttacagactggaatctaatcgcggggttcggggtggtttatatatagaataacagatacccgggagtgagttacagattggaatctaatcgaggggtttggggtggtttatatatagaataacagatacccgggagtgagttacagactggaatctaatcgcggggttcggggtggtttatatatagaataacagatacccgggagtgagtcacagactggaatctaatcgaggggttcagggtggtttatatatagaagaacagatacccgggagtgagtgacagactggaatctaatcgaggggttcggggtggtttatatatagaataacagatacccgggagtgagttacagactggaatctaatcgaggggtttgggttggtttatatatagaataacagatacccgggagtgagttacagactggaatctaatcgtggggttcagggtggtttatatatagaataacagatacccgggagtgagttacagactggaatctaatcgaggggttcagcgtggtttatatagaataacagatacccgggagcgagttacagactggaatctaatcgaggggttcggggtggtttatatatagaataacagatacccgggagtgagttacagactggaatctaatcgaggggttcgggtggtttatatatagaataacagatacccggagtgagttacagactggaatctaatcgaggggttcagggtggtttatatatagaataacagatacccgggagcgagttacagactggaatctaatcgcggggttcgggatggtttatatatagaataacagatacccggagtgagttacagactggaatctaatcaattggttcggggtggtttatatatagaataacagatacccggagtgagttacagactggaatctaatcgaggggtttagggtggtttatatatagaataacagatacccggagtgagttacagactggaatctaatcgaggggttcggggtggtttatatatagaataacagatacccgggagtgagttacagactggaatctaatcgaggggttcagggtggtttatatatagaataacagatacccaggagtgagttacagactggaatctaatcgaggggttcagggtggtttatatatagaataacagatacccgggatgagtaacagactggaatctaatcgaggggttcagggtggtttatatatagaataacagatacccgggagtgagttacagactggaatctaatcgagggggttcggggtggtttatatatagaataagagatgcccgggagtgagttacagactggaatctaattgaggggttcggggtggtttatatatagaataacagatccccgggagtgagttacagactggaatgtaatcgagggggttcggggtggtttatatatagaataactgatacccgggagtgagttacagactggaatctaatcgaggggttcggggtggtttatatatagaataacagatacccgggagtgagttacagactggaatctaatcgaggggttcagggtggtttatataaagaataacagatacccgggagtgagttacagactggaatctaatcgaggggttcggggtggtttatatatagaataacagataccccgggaatgagttacagactggaatctaatcgagggggttcggggtggtttatatatagaataacagatacccgggagtgagttacagactggaatctaatcgaggggttcagggtggtttatatatagaataacagatacccgggagtgagttacagactggaatctaatcgaggggttcagggtggtttatatgtagaataacagatacccgggagtgagttacagactggaatctaatcgaggggttcagggtggtttatatatagaataacagatacccgggagtgagttacagactggaatctaatcgaggggttcggggtggtttatatatagaataacagatacccgggagtgagttacagactggaatctaatcgaggggttcagggtggtttatatatagaataacagatacccgggagtgagttacagactggaatctaatcgaggggttcagggtggtttatatatagaataacagatacccgggagtgagctacagactggaatctaatcgaggggttcggggtggtttatataaagaataacagatacccgggagtgagtcacagactggaatctaatcgaggggttcagggtggtttatatatagaataacagatacccgggagcgagttacagactggaatctaatcgcggggttcggggtggtttatatatggaataacagatacccgggagtgagtcacagactggaatctaatcgaggggttcagggtggtttatataaagaataacagatacccgggagtgagttacagactggaatctaatcgaggggttcggggtggtttatatatagaataacagataccccgggaatgagttacagactggaatctaatcgagggggttcggggtggtttatatatagaataacagatacccgggagtgagttacagactggaatctaatcgaggggttcagggtggtttatatatagaataacagatacccgggagtgagttacagactggaatctaatcgaggggttcagggtggtttatatgtagaataacagatacccgggagtgagttacagactggaatctaatcgaggggttcagggtggtttatatatagaataacagatacccgggagtgagttacagactggaatctaatcgaggggttcagggtggtttatatatagaataacagatacccgggagtgagttacagactggaatctaatcgaggggttcagggtggtttatatatagaataacagatacccgggagtgagttacagactggaatctaatcgaggggttcagggtggtttatatatagaataacagatacccgggagtgagctacagactggaatctaatcgaggggttcggggtggtttatataaagaataacagatacccgggagtgagtcacagactggaatctaatcgaggggttcagggtggtttatatatagaataacagatacccgggagcgagttacagactggaatctaatcgaggggttcggggtggtttatatatggaataacagatatccgggagtgagtcacagactggaatctaatcgcggggttcggggtggtttatataaagaataacagatacccgggagtgagttacagattggaatctaatcgaggggtttggggtggtttatatatagaataacagatacccgggagtgagttacagactggaatctattcgcggggttcggggtggtttatatatagaataacagatacccgggagtgagtcacagactggaatctaatcgaggggttcagggtggtttatatatagaataacagatacccgggagtgagttacagactggaatctaatcgaggggttcggggtggtttatatatagaataacagatacccgggagtgagttacagactggaatctgatcgaggggtttggggtggtttatatatagaataacagctacccgggagtgagttacagactggaatctaatcgtggggttcagggtggtttatatatagaataacagatacccgggagtgagttacagactggaatctaatcgaggggttcagggtggtttatatagaataacagatacccgggagcgagttacagactggaatctaatcgaggggttcgggatggtttatatatagaataacagatacccggagtgagttacagactggaatctaatcgaggggttcagggtggtttatatatagaataacagatacccgggagcgagttacagactggaatctaatcgcggggttcgggatggtttatatatagaataacagatacccggagtgagttacagactggaatctaatcaattggttcggggtggtttatatatagaataacagatacccggagtgagttacagactggaatctaatcaattggttcggggtgatttatatatagaataacagatacccagagtgagttacagactggaatctaatcgaggggttcggggtggtttatatatagaataacagatgcccgggagtgagttacagactagaatctaatcgaggggttcggggtggtttatatatagaataacagatacccgggagtgagttacagactggaatctaatcgaggggtttagggtggtttatatatagaataacagatacccggagtgagttacagactggaatctaatcgaggggttcggggtggtttatatatagaataacagatacccgggagtgagttacagactggaatctaatcgaggggttcagggtggtttatatatagaataacagatacccaggagtgagttacagactggaatctaatcgaggggttcagggtggtttatatatagaataacagatacccgggagtgagttacagactggaatctaatcgaggggttcagggtggtttatatatagaataacagatacccgggagtgagttacagactggaatctaatcgagggggttcggggtggtttatatatagaataagagatgcccgggagtgagttacagactggaatctaatcgaggggttcggggtggtttatatatagaataacagatccccgggagtgagttacagactggaatctaatcgagggggttcggggtggtttatatatagaataactgatacccgggagtgagttacagactggaatctaatcgaggggttcggggtggtttatatatagaataacagatacccgggagtgagttacagactggaatctaatcgaggggttcagggtggtttatataaagaataacagatacccgggagtgagttacagactggaatctaatcgaggggttcggggtggtttatatatagaataacagataccccgggaatgagttacagactggaatctaatcgagggggttcggggtggtttatatatagaataacagatacccgggagtgagttacagactggaatctaatcgaggggttcagggtggtttatatatagaataacagatacccgggagtgagttacagactggaatctaatcgaggggttcagggtggtttatatgtagaataacagatacccgggagtgagttacagactggaatctaatcgaggggttcagggtggtttatatatagaataacagatacccgggagtgagctacagactggaatctaatcgaggggttcggggtggtttatatatagaataacagatacccgggagtgagttacagactggaatctaatcgaggggttcagggtggtttatatatagaataacagatacccgggagtgagttacagactggaatctaatcgaggggttcagggtggtttatatatagaataacagatacccgggagtgagctacagactggaatctaatcgaggggttcggggtggtttatataaagaataacagatacccgggagtgagtcacagactggaatctaatcgaggggttcagggtggtttatatatagaataacagatacccgggagcgagttacagactggaatctaatcgcggggttcggggtggtttatatatggaataacagatacccgggagtgagtcacagactggaatctaatcgaggggttcagggtggtttatatatagaataacagatacccgggagcgagttacagactggaatctaatcgcggggttcggggtggtttatatatagaataacagatacccgggagtgagttacagattggaatctaatcgaggggtttggggtggtttatatatagaataacagatacccgggagtgagttacagactggaatctaatcgcggggttcggggtggtttatatatagaataacagatacccgggagtgagtcacagactggaatctaatcgaggggttcagggtggtttatatacagaataacagatacccgggagtgagttacagactggaatctaatcgaggggttcagggtggtttacatatagaataacagatacccgggagtgagttacagactggaatctaatcgaggggtttggggtcgtttatatatagaataacagatacccgggagtgagttacagactggaatctaatcgaggggttcagggtggtttatatatagaaaagcagatacccgggagcgagttacagactggaatctaatcgaggggttcgggatggtttatatatagaataacggatacccggagtgagttacagactggaatctaatcgaggggttcagggtggtttatatatagaataacagatacccgggagcgagttacagactggaatctaatcgaggggttctgggtggtttatatatagaataacagatatccgggagtgagttacagactggaatctaatcgaggggttcggggtggtttatatatagaataacagatacccgggagtgagttacagactggaatctaatcaaggggttcagggtagtttatataaaaaataacagatacccgggagtgagttacaggctggaatctaatcgaggggcttagggtggtttatataaagaataacagatacctgggagtgagttacagactggaatctaatcgcggggttcgggatggtttatatatagaataacagatacccggagtgagttacagactggaatctaatcaattggttcggggtggtttatatatagaataacagatacccagagtgagttacagactggaatctaatcgaggggttcggggtggtttatatatagaataacagatacccgggagtgagttacagactagaatctaatcgaggggttcggggtggtttatatatagaataacagatacccgggagtgagttacagactggaatctaatcgaggggtttagggtggtttatatatagaataacagatacccggagtgagttacagactggaatctaatcgaggggttcggggtggtttatatatagaataacagatacccgggagtgagttacagactggaatctaatcgaggggtttgggatggtttatattTATGAACGGTTCTCCTATTTTGTTTAACCCCTGACCTTCCAGGCTCTGTCAGCTGTCTGCTGGAGTCTGTGGACTGGTGCATTCAGGTGAATCTCCACTCCCCGTCTCAGTAATTCCTGCTGCATCGCTTCTGGAAGTGTTTGCATTCCTTTCTTCAGGGACCACTGTGCCCAACCCTCTCGCTTGGCTCGGCTAATTAACTGGGAGGTGAAGCGCAGATCCTTGCCAGCTGTAGAGTGACAGAAGGTGGACATGTACCTTGAGGTGAACGTTACGGCTCACCAGTTCTTCAAAGAGAGAGAACAAAAGAGAGAAAGAACAAAGGCAGAGAGAGTGAACGAGAGAATAAAAGAGAGAACAAGCGAGAGaacaaaagggagagagagagaacgagtgagcgaaaacgagagagcgagcgaccgagcacgaaagagagagcgagcgaaaacgtgagagagagagagcgaaaacgagagagagagagggagcggaaacgagagagagtgagcgaaaacgagagagagagagagcgagcgaaaacgagagagagagcgagcaaaaacgagagagagagcgaaaacgagagagcgagcgaaaacgagagagagagagagagtaagcgaaaacaagagggagagagcgagcgaaaacgagagagagagcgaaaacgagagagcgagcgaaaacgagagagagagagcgaacgaaaacgagagagagagagcgagcgaaaacAAGAGAGAAAGTgagcgaaaacgagagagagtgagcgaaaacgagagagagcgcgcgaaaaCCAAAGCGAGAGCGAAAACGAGAGAGCGAGCAAGCAAAAAAAGAGAGTGAAaacgagagagagcgaaaacgagggagagagagcgagcaaaaATGGAGAGAGCAAAAACGAGACAGCGAGCGAAAATGATAGAgagcgaaaacgagagagagggagtgagtgaaaaCGACAGAGAGCGAaaatgagagagcgagcgagcgaaaacgagagagagagcgagcgagcgaaaacgagagagagcaaaaacaagagagagcgaaaacgagagagagcgaaaacgggagagagcgagcgagcgaaaaCGAAAGAAAGAGCGAAAACCAAAGAGAGAGCGAACGAAAACGAGAGAGAGCGAAATCGAGAGCGCGTGaaaatgagagagagcgagcgataatgagagagcgagcgagcgaaaaCGAGGGAGAGAAAACGAGAGCGAGCAAGCGAaaacgagagagcgagcgaaaatgagagagagagcgaaaatgagagagagagcgaaaacgagagagagcgagagcgaaaacgagagagagcaaaaacgagagagcgaaaacgagagagagcgagcgaaaacgagagagcgaaaacgagagagagagagaaaacgagagaaagcgaaaacgagagagagcgagcgagcgaaaacgagagagcgaaaacaagagagagagagagaaaatgagagaaagcgaaaacgagagagagcgagagcgaaaacgagagagagtgagcgagcgaaagcgagagagtgagggagcgaaaacgagagagagcgagcgaaaacgagagagagcgagcgaaaatgagagagcgagcgaaaacgagagagagcgagcgaaaacgagagagagagcaagcaaaaacgagagagagaaaacgagagagtgagcgagcgaaagcgagagagtgagcgagcgaaagcgagagagtgagcgagcgaaAGCGAGCGAGAGAaaacgagagagcgagcgaaaacgagagagagcgagtgaaaacgagagagagagcgaaaacgagagagagtgagcgaaaacgagagagcgagcgaaaacgagagagagcaagcaaaaacgagagagagagagaaaacgagaGAAAGCGAGTGAGCGAAAACGAGAGAGGGAGCGAAAACGAGAGAGGGAGCGAAAACGAGAGAGGgagcgaaaacgagagagagagggagcggaaacgagagagagagagtgagcgaaaacgagagagagagagagagcgagcgaaaacgagagagagagcgaaaacgagAGATGGCGAAaacgtgagagagagcgaaaacgagagagcgagcgaaaacaagagagagcgagcgaaaacgagagagagagagcgagcgaaaacaagagagagagcgaaaacgagagagcgagcgaaaacgagagagcgagcgaaaacggagagagagagcgagcgaaaacgagagagagagagcgagcgaaaacaagagagagaaagtgagcgaaaacgagagagtgagcgaaaacGAGAGAGCGCGCGAAAACCAAAGCGAGAGCGAAAACGAGAGAGCGAGCAAGCAAAAAAAGAGTGAAAACGAGAgagcgaaaacgagagagagcgaaaacgagggagagagagcgagcaaaaatggagagagcaaaaacgagagagcgagcgaaaatGATAGAGAGCGAaaacgagagcgagagagcaaaaacgagagagagagggagtgagtgaaaaCGACAGAGAGCGAaaacgagagagcgagcgagcgaaaacgagagagagagcgagtgaaaacgagagagagcgaaaacaagagagagcgaaaacgagagagagcgaaaacgggagagagcgaaaacgagagagagcgaaaacgagagagagcggaaacgggagagagcgagcgaaaacGAAAGAAAGAGCGAAAACCAAAAAGAGAGCgagcgaaaacgagagagagcGAAATCGAGAGCGCGTGaaaatgagagagagcgagcgataatgagagagcgagcgagcgaaaaCGAGGGAGAGAAAACGAGAGCGAGCAAGCGAaaacgagagagcgagcgaaaatgagagagagcgaaaacgagagagagtgaaaacgagagagagcgaaagcgaaaacgagagagagcgaaaacgagagagcgaaaacgagagagagcgagcgagcgaaaacgagagagagcgagcgagcgaaaacgagagagcgaaaacgagagagagagagaaaacgagagaaagcgaaaacgagagagagcgagagcgaaaacgagagagagtgagcgagcgaaagcgagagagtgagggagcgaaaacgagagagagcgagcgaaaatgagagagcgagcgaaaacgagagagagcgagcgaaaatgagagagagagcaagcaaaaacgagagagagaaaacgagagagtgagcgagcgaaagcgagagagtgagcgagcgaaagcgagcgagagcgagcgtaaacgagagagcgagcgaaaacgagagagcgagcgaaaacgagagagagcgagggaaaacgagagagagagagaaaacgagagagagtgagcgaaaacgagagagcgagcgaaaacgagagagagcaagcaaaaacgagagagagagagaaaacgagagagagcgagtgagcgaaaacgagagagggagcgaaaacgagagagggagcgaaaacgagagagggagcgaaaacgagagagagagagggagcggaaacgagagagagtgagcgaaaacgagagagagagagagcgagcgaaaacgagagagagagagagcgagtgaaaacgagagagagagcgaaaacgagagagcgagcgaaaacaagagagagagagagcgaaaacgagagagcgagcgaaaacaagagagagagcgagcgaaaacgagagagagagcgaaaacgagagagcgagcgaaaacgagagagagagcgaaaacgagagagcgagcgaaaacgagagagagagagcgagcgaaaacgagagagagagagcgagcgaaaacaagagagagaaagtgagcgaaaacgagagagagtgagcgaaaacgagagagagcgcgcgaaaaCCAAAGCGAGAGCGAAAACGAGAGAG
Above is a genomic segment from Mustelus asterias unplaced genomic scaffold, sMusAst1.hap1.1 HAP1_SCAFFOLD_3137, whole genome shotgun sequence containing:
- the LOC144490311 gene encoding protoporphyrinogen oxidase-like, giving the protein MSTFCHSTAGKDLRFTSQLISRAKREGWAQWSLKKGMQTLPEAMQQELLRRGVEIHLNAPVHRLQQTADRAWKVQLDDGTVNADHIFSSIPAKALSRILPPSLDVVCERLRKISSVSVTVVNLEYEGLVLPVS